From a single Solenopsis invicta isolate M01_SB chromosome 4, UNIL_Sinv_3.0, whole genome shotgun sequence genomic region:
- the LOC120357474 gene encoding zinc finger protein 787-like, which produces MIYFDCDIAYWYFFVTGIPLLTMRLRSETLVESPIERPSMKSWSCYRCSKRYVWRDSLAKHLRVECGKDPTFECPICGRKFKHKHRWQSHARLIHHIYETTTEIQTSNKD; this is translated from the exons ATGATTTATTTTGATTGTGATATTGCATATtggtatttttttgttacaggtATTCCTTTACTTACGATGAGGTTACGTTCCGAGACTTTAGTCGAAAGTCCAATTGAAC GCCCTTCCATGAAATCCTGGTCTTGCTACCGATGCAGCAAACGATACGTATGGCGGGACTCTTTGGCGAAACACCTGCGGGTAGAATGCGGGAAAGACCCTACTTTTGAATGTCCGATCTGCGGAAGGAAATTCAAACACAAGCACCGATGGCAATCGCATGCTAGACTGATTCATCATATTTAC GAAACAACAACAGAAATTCAAACTTCGAACAAGGACTGA
- the LOC105196313 gene encoding zinc finger protein 275 codes for MLMQDDSEWNQHGSSGSPYKVPRNIRKKSVGDSKYECNRCGKTYKATTSLSRHKRLECGVMPCEVCPICGRRFKHRFVLNAHIVGCERRMNQTIQKKDYD; via the coding sequence ATGCTAATGCAGGACGACAGCGAATGGAACCAACATGGGTCGAGTGGATCACCGTACAAGGTGCCCAGAAATATCCGAAAGAAGAGCGTGGGTGATTCCAAGTACGAGTGCAACAGATGCGGAAAAACGTACAAGGCTACAACATCTTTAAGCCGACATAAGCGACTTGAGTGCGGCGTCATGCCGTGCGAAGTATGCCCTATCTGTGGCCGCAGATTCAAGCACAGATTCGTCCTAAACGCTCACATCGTCGGTTGCGAGAGGAGAATGAATCAGACGATACAGAAGAAGGATTACGACTAA